A window of Pan paniscus chromosome X, NHGRI_mPanPan1-v2.0_pri, whole genome shotgun sequence genomic DNA:
AGAACTTTCTTACACCTCAGAAAAAGAACCTTCTTATACCTCCAGATGTAAACATAACACTTAAGTGTGATACTACCTGTGGTCCTAATGTTAACATACAATGGTTGTCCTCACAGAAGCCCTTCTCCTGGGAGGGGCATGTGGCACGGTGGTTGAGGGTGCAGGCTGGGCCTGAacttgaatcccagctctactactgaccagcagtgtgaccttgagcaggtccTTGGATGTCTCTACAGACTGGGGGGACCAACAGCATCCACTTCATAAAGTTGCAGCAAGGATTTAAGGAGGCCGTGGGAGTTGGGTGCCTAGGTCAGCACACTGCCCATAGTAAAGATACGCACTCAAGAAGCACAGGCTATGGTCAGGAGACCTCTGGGAACTCAACTGCTGAAGGTGAGCACAGGCTGACCCAAAAGACAGTGAGCCTCACAGCCCAGGCAAAGGTTGGAAGTGAACTTTGTCTGAAGGTCCAGGGAAGGTAGACACCAGGTCAGGTGACAAGCAAGCTATACTTTCTGGGAAAGCAGCATTTGAGTATTCAAGGTCTCTTTTAAACTTCAGGATCAAAGATAACAAGAACCCATGGATAGCATTTCACACCCATTTTGTTTTGCAGGGACCAGGTACTAACACTGTACCCTCTTCCTGAAGGTGCTTTTCAAGACATTCCATGCTGTCACCTTCAAGCAGAATAACCCACAGAAGCCTGTGGTGCCCAGAGCTCTTAAAATATGTTACTCTTGGCTTTCCTAGGAAAAATTAAGCCTGTCCAAAGATCAAACAATTGAACAGTGAGGTGATAAATAACCTTTGCCTCTCCATTTTTCCATTACCACCCTTGTGCCTGTCGTTTCCCCTCTTCTCTAGTTTCAAAACGCACTCTTGTGAACACACCCTGTAATTATCACTTGTCTCCATATATTTTTAGTTAATGTTTCACAAGAGTATCTATTAGTGGATTTTTCATGCTTCCAAGTGCAAGTTTACCCTCATGCTTTTAAGTCTATGGGTAACGAGAAAAATAAGAGACAAGAGATGTGACTGGTAGAAGTGAGCAAGTAAAAACTTAAGAAGCCGCACAGGCTGTTTTTCAAGTTCAAGTTTTGCTAGCATTTGCTACAAGTATAAATTCTGACAATAGGTAGCATTgggcccattctttttttttttttttttttttttttttttttttttgagacaaagtttcgctcttattgcccaggctggagtgtaatggcaggatctcagctcaacgcaacttccacctcccgggttcaagcaattctcctgcctcagtttcccgagtagctggaattacaaacatgcaccaccacgcctggctaatttttgtatttttagtagagatggggtttctccatgttggtcaggctggtctcgaactcctgacctcaggtgatccgcccacctcggcctcccaaagtgctgggattataggcgtgaaccaccgtgcccggccgcattGGGCTGATTCTAATCAGAAGTTGTCCCTTGAAAGAAGAGATTTGTAGCCTAGAAGACTATTAACCAATACTGCTCCAAAAGTTTTTCTtagagataatttttatatatacatacacacgtcATATGTAATATATGGGTGTATTATATAGAACATGTTATCTTTCATCCTATATCGTTACTAAGATGACATATAGTTATTAAAATCATTTCTTCAATACAGATgcaaaaaataggccaggtgcagtggctcacgcctgtaatcccagcagtttgggagactgaggcgggcagatcatttgagcccaggagttggagaccatcctgggcaacatggcaaaacccatgtTGTATttttctacaagaaatacaaaaaatatatatatatgtatccgggcatggtggcacatgcctgtagtcccagctactcgggaggctgaggtaggaggatcacctgagcccacggaggttgaggctgcagtgagctgtgttcacgccactgcactccaacctgagtgacacagtgaagtggcttcaaaaaaataaacaaaaaaaccagatgcAAAACATAATAAACACCCCATTTGATTTTAGCTCACTAGTGGTAATTTGAGAGAAAAGATGATTTAAGATGCTATTCAACAATTGGAGAGATTTGACGTGGGCTATGATAATGGCATTGTGGTTACATAGGAGAATGTCTTTGTCCTTAGGAGACAGATGCTGAGGTGCTCAGGGGGGAAGCATCTGGATGTTTGTAATTGATTCTCAAATGACTCAGGGGTGGAGGAAAGTATCtgtccagagaaagagaaagcaaatgtgGAGATGTTCGCAATTAGTGAATCTAGTCGAAAGGCAGACTGGTGTTCATTGCACTATTCTTGCCACTTTTCTGTagatctgaaatattttttaaaagatgttttaaaaaagatagtTCTTGTTATGATTAAGCACAAAAGCCTACTTCCTCCCAGGAAAACAGAACATATGTGTAAAAACACTGGCAATTTTCTAAAATCTTGATTAAAATGCATTGCCAAAATCAGAATATTTTTGTGTAAAATcttataactaaaaataaaatgcctgtCTTTACTCCAACCAGTGAGTTAATACATATTCTATATTGGTGCATAGCAAAGTCAAAGAATCcataataaaaacaagaagaatATATACAAGACAGCAAAGACACATGGAATGATAAATGCTCAAGACTGGCGGGAAGCTTTTAAGGAATTCTATTAGATTTCCCATTTGTTCTCCAATGTAAATAAGGCCCTAGAATTTTAGAGCTGAGAAACATCAGGGAGAAATACAGTCCCAATAGTTCAGTCCTCAGTTTGTAGGTGATATAAGGCAGAGTCAAAGAAAATTCTATAAGTGTGGAAGTGTACAAGTGTTTCAAAGCTGTAAAGTGCTCTTAAAATCTACCTGGAACCCCTTCTTGTGAGTTACAATCAGCATTAGATCAATGTCCCTTGGAAATGTCCTACTTATTTCATGGAACTCTTTCCAGTAGAAATCAATTTCCTTGGCAATTTTAAATCATGGCAGTTACAAAAAGTTTGAAGTATTTCCAACTGAACAAGAGTAAGTCGAGTGTTCTCACAAGTTTTTCGAATGATCACGAAATATATTTGGTAAGGAAAAGgataatgagaaataaaaagcagacaCAGGACCAACAAATAATGAAAGAGCTGAAAAAATGACCATGTTACTCAATATTGATTTGccaaataaaaccacaaattaCTGAGTATCTTCTTTCCACTTCTTAAACCTGCTTCTGAAGCAAtacttccattcattcattcatgtattcaaatatttaagcTGCTAATATGTAAAGACATCAGAAGGACTTCAATGGCCATACcgtaattttttaaactatgtaaTATTGTCCTTCTATgacagcattttttcttttttacagacaggatctcactctgtcacccaggctggagtacagtggcacaatcatggctcactgttgcctcaacctcccaggcttaaggaatcctcccacctcagcctctacagtagctgggactacaggcatgtaccatcacacctggctgattttttaaatttttcagtagaaatgtcttgctgtgttgaccaggctggtatcaaactcctcacctcaagcaatcctcctgcctcggcctcccaaagtgctgggattacaggcatgagctaccgcacagggcagcatttattttttctggatatgaagaaagttattttttaaagcctaAATATGCAACTAAATTGAAAAGAATCCTCTATATCTAAGCTTTATGAAATGTGAACTGTGAGCAAATATAATTCTACATTGGAGGGAAAATATaatctcagggggaaaaaaatccaagctTAGGACTCTGAACCATGAAGCAACTGTCGAGATGGACCTTTACTGGATCTTGCCCTTAATTATGGGGTTCATGCAGTCTTAAGCCTGAGTTTCAAAAACCATTAATAATTACCCTTAAATGGCCAACAAAAGGAAATTTTCATAATCAGGGTGGCGTGCCCGTAAAGACTATAAAAGTGTCATGATTCTGCTCAGCTCTTCAAACTCCTCTTTGATTCTTCTAGCTGTTTCACTATTGGGCAACCAGGTTAGTGTGATTTTGGTACTACCTAGAGCTCCTTCTGTTTGCATTAATACTCTGCTTCCTTTTAGAATGGTGTGAAAGATAATGGTCTGGAGAGAAGGTGAGTTTATGCCATCTGGAGATATTCCCTGTAACTTAGAAGCTATAAGCTGTGGTCAAGTATTCTTCAAGACCACAGCCTGCAGAGTGCAGATCAGGTACATAAAAAGTGTAGAATGTCATTAATTACTAATAAAAATGTTTGGCTCCAGGGACCATCTCCTAACAGATGTACTCTAAGAACAGACATTTAACATACTATctaagatgtctttttttttttttttttttttttgcagtggaggctcgctgtgttgcccaggctggagtgcagtggcatcgcactcactgcaacctccgcctcccgggttcaagcgattctcctgcctcggtcttccaagtagctgggactataggcacgcaccaccacgcctggctaatttttgtatagagacagggtctcaccatgttggccaggcttccatggtctcgaactcctgacttcaagtgatccaccctccttggcctcccaaagtgctgggattacaggcatgagctaccgtgcctggcctaagatgtttattttttaaacatgttaGTAGTTACTGGTGCCATTCCGACCCCGACATTCTCTTTTCCTTATTCTTCCCCATTTATGCCAAGGAAATGGCCCAATGGCACTAAAATCCTGCAGACAACCCTCAGCACAAAACTGTGCTTCAGCTTTTTGGTAAGTTTATTTTCTTCCCAATTTATAGGACACCAGAATGAGTACTAAAAAGTCTCCTGAGGAACTGAAGaggatttttgaaaaatatgcagCCAAAGAAGGTGATCCAGACCAGTTGTCAAAGGATGAACTGAAGCTATTGATTCAGGCTGAATTCCCCAGTTTACTCAAAGTAAGTGGCCATCCGCAGAGCCCGCTTAATGGGACTGatggtgggaggggagggagggaggggagaggactcCGGTAGAGCCTTATAGGGACAGTCGCTTGAGGGAGGACACATGCAGGTGGGGTTTCTTCCCCTTAAGTCAGGCCACATTTCAGAAGGCAAGCTCTCAGAAAACAAGGGCCAAGCCTTCTATCCCTCCTGCAGCCTCAGCACAGGACTCTGCAGGACTAGCCATAATAAATGGAAGCAATGCCAAGCTATGCCTGGAAGACCCACAAGTCACCAAGCAAACCCACTAAGGCCTTCAGCATGGATTCAGTACTTCTGTGCCAGGCTTTAGGAAAACAAAGAGGACTGCAAAATAGTGTTAGCTGGCCTTGGACAGGCTTCATTTGTATATGTAAAATCCCTCAACAAGACCAACACTTACTTAGCAGTCTGTTAGGAAAACCCACTGACAAATTGCCTTGTCAGCActcatttatatttcaaaagcatTTAAATTTGTGTTCATCACTTAAATTTGTGTTAATGAGGCAACCGTGCATTTCTAAACAACTTTCAAGAAAGGACTAAATTTCCTGGGCCATAAAGTTTCACATCAAAATCACCCCAGAGTTGTCAAAATCAAAATGCATTCAAGGCAACAGAGTACAGAGAAGAGCTGATCCTCCTCACTCCAATATACAGTACTGTCTTTCCTTTTGCTAAAGAAAAAGCTGACTCCGGACACTTGCTAAGGATGGTAAGGCAACTTACTCCAGGAGGGCCGTGGCGATCCATATAGGGACCACTGAAACGTGTTCTTGCCATGgggagagagattgggctcaactcCAAAAAGGATAAGTGGGGGTTTATGACCATAGAGCAGGATGGGGGGgccagtggatggaaaattaccaaGGAAATATCCAGGATAAGGAGTTTCTGGCTAAATTGCCTTGATAGGATTCTagctgaaggcaggccaggtgATCAAATATTAAGGGTAGTCAGATACAAGGACAGAGAGGGAAGCCCAAGGTCAGGCCTAGTCAAGCAGAGGACTCAAAGGAGAGAGTCATTGTCATTTTGCAATTAAAAACCATCTTCACAACAGAAGTAACTATGCAATTGTTTTGTATGACTCAGTCACTATTTAGCTCTAACTTCAGGAAAGaacatttcttcaaatattttaaccaGCTCTCCAGATTTTAACCAGAAATGTCCCTTCTGCCAATATGACAATTGGAAAGACTTCTGTTTttaatactaaaaaagaaaaaagctgaattCAATGACCCCATAAtctgatattttctcattttctcatagTTGAAATATAGAAGAACTTGTAAAAACAGTTAAAGTCACTAGCAGAAAAAGGGACTTTTTAATTAAACAGCAAAACAAGTtagtgaaaaaatttaaaattttaaaagaccctttattttttctaaaaggaagaaaaataatcatcTAACAGGAAAGCCTAGGCCATGTACTCAAACAAGTTGTTTCAAAAGGTAACACGGGtaactttttctatattttatgtctTTCCTACAAAAAGTACATAAGACATAATCTGGAACGAGGTAGGAAGACTAATGGTAAGTTCTGAAAGTCTACTTAACATGTACCTGATTATATTTCCATAAGGTTTCCATTACTAAGGTTTTCCGCCATACTCTGTTTACATATATCATCACCATGCATGGTTTAGAATCTAGTAAAGGCTtcaggaaaacagtgtttcatattCATAAATCAAAGGCTGAATAAGTAACTTACAGTTTGGTCTTGTAATTAAAGCAAAGTGCTAAGTGTTTTTGTAGGAATCTTAGGGGTTAAAATATATCTTCCATAGAGATGTGCTGCACAAAATTGTGAATCTACTTAGCACTactgaactgtatgcttaaaaatgattaagagcGTAAATTcaatgttatgtgttttttaccacaatttatatatacatatatatataatatagtctaATTTGAAACTGACAAACTGAACTGTTATTTCAATCGGTTTTCTACGTAGTATTTTGCACAGATAGACTCCTACCTGAAAGTCCAAGTAGTAATGGCTTTAAGATTAGAGTTTTATGGTAGACACAAAAATTAAGTCCACTTAAGACACTGCAGGAAGTTCAGTAGTCAAAAAGCCTGCACACGATCTCACACGACATCTCAAGCAGTGGTTCTCCAAGTGTGGTCCCAGAGCAGCAGCACTGGCACCACCTGGGAAGCTGTTGAAAATATAGATTCTCCAGCTtgaacaacacagcaagaccttgtctctattaaaacttttaaaaaattagccgggtgtggtggcacacgcctttagtcccagctactcgggaggctgaggcaggaggatcatttgagcccaggaggtggaagctgcagtgggctgtgatcatgccactgtactccagcctgggtgacagagcaagaccttgtgtaCAGATTCTcgggccccaccccaggcctagtgaatcagaaactctggaggtggggctggcAGTCTGTATTTACTAAGGTCAGCAAGCCTATcgtgtgattctgatgcatgctaaagCATGGGAACCATTGAGCCAAAGTCATTTTGCATAGCTCAACGTTTGGGAAAAACTGGGCGGTGGTTAGTTAAGGGGTTGAGCTCTGGAGTCAATGTGTGGACCCCAACCCCTCTGTTAACCAGCTGTGGACACTCAAGTAAGTGACTGCctgtctctgagcctgtttccccacctgtaaagtAGATCTCCCTCATAGGGTGGTCGGAAGGATTACAGAAGGAGCCCTCCCAGCCTGCTGCCTCATGTAATATGTCAGCCCTAGCCCTGGAGCAGGAGACAAACCCAGCTTCCAGGAAAACCTTGGGGCAGGGGTCCTCAACTGTTTGTGTGCTGTGGGCAATCCAGTGAAGCTCACAGATCCCTTCTCAGAAGAATGTTTTTAGAGGCATAAAGAAAAAGACCCAAGATCGCATAAGAAAACAACTGTATTAAAATACGCATTGTATTAAAATAACAGATGTGTGATATGGAGGACAAAAAGGTAGCCAGTTCTATGACACGGAGCAATACAACAGCTAAAGCTGGTTTCTCTCTGTTAGCTATTAGATGCATGTCACTGGAAACCTGGGCTGCCTTCTTGGCACACAGACCCCAAGGCCTctaatttctgagaatgtgtAGCAGTAACTGATTCAttttttctcccctcccttctcccatccTTTTTTACGTAAAACAGGGTACAAACACCCTAGATGATCTCTTTCAAGAACTGGACAAGAATGGAGATGGAGAAGTTAGTTTTGAAGAATTCCAAGTATTAGTAAAAAAGATATCCCAgtgaaggagaaaacaaaatagaacccTGAGCACTGGAGGAAGAGCGCCTGTGCTGTGGTCTTATCCTATGTGGAATCCCCCAAAGTCTCTGGTTTAATTCTTTGCAATTATAATAACCTGGCTGTGAGGTTCAGTTattattaataaagaaattattagaCATACCTTACTTTGTTAAGTACTGACCTCATAACATAATAGACTTGAAAGTAACCTTAGTCTGATTCAACTAATTCTAtagatttaaaaaagagagagagagagggaggctgaggcaggaagaacacttgagccccggaggtcaaggttgcagtgagacatgatcacgccactgcactccagcctggaccacagagggagaccctgtctaaaaataaaacaaaataaaaataaaaataaaaaaataaaatgtgagggCCAAGATAGCTCTGTGATCCTGCCGAAAACTACAAAGATGGTGTGGGAGACCTGAAAAGAATCCAGAAATGCCAAACCAACTCCCTTGCTCCACTTTTCCACCAGAATCACCCTGTTGCTTGCTCTCCTTTCTTAACTCCTCAGTGCTCAGGTCATCTCCAATTTCCACTCTGATCTCACACTATCCACTAGCGAGCAAGAAAAACACTTCACAAACAGACACTTGACGTCATGCTATCTCCCAGCACTCGCTGTGCTTTCTTAATGAATGACCCTCGACGGGGAACAGAAGGAACACAGGACCTAGAGGCGGCCCCACTCATCACTGACCGGGTGGCCTCGGGTCTACCAGTCTAACGCCATGGTACTGGCATGTGACGTGTAATATAAAAGATCACAGGAAGACCTTGGGCCCTCTCAACTCTTGGCATCCTGTATTCTAAGAAAACAGCCAGCCCTCAAGTTCAAGTTCCACTTTTTGCGTCCAGCTAGGGGATGCAGGGGGTGAAGTGACGACAGTGCGGAATATGGAGGCAAGAAGtgcagaggagggaagggaactTTCTGCTACCCCTTACCAGATAAGAGTTCAAATGTTAACGTTCAAGTTTGTCCAAGTTACCAATGGTTCAAGCTGACCCTAATAGCCTGGTCACAGCAGTGCCCCGGAAgctagatttttatttcttctttatcctCGCAACTCTCCTCCGCAAAACACCCATGAAGTATCAAAGTATCAGTATTGGGTCCCATTGCCTTTGAACAGTCTCTctcaacctttctttttttctttttctttttttttctttttttttttctttgagacagagtcttgctctgtcgcccaggctggagtgcagtggcacgatcttggctcactgcaacctctgcttcccgggctcaagcaattctcctgcctcagcctcctaagtagctgggattacaggtgtgcacccccacatccagctaatttttgtatttttagtagagacggggtttcaccatgttggccaggctggtcttaaactcccaatctcaggtgatccacccgcctcagcttcccaaagtgctaggattacaggtcgCACCCGGCCTCTCTCAACCTTTCCTAAGCCATTATCAGCCTCCTAAGGAGCCTTGTTAAACACTTGTTTCTAATCGCCACCCCCCAGGAAATTTTAACTCCAGAGATGTCTTGTGCATCTGTTTATGTGCTGTGCGCATATCTGTGCTTTAgacatgaagattttttttaaccccACTGCTGCCCTCCCCATCAAAAACCCAATTGTACGTGATATGCCTTTGAACAATGTTCTTCaagccatttattatttttacctcGCGCTCTAGAGCCCAGACTGCCACGCTATACTTTCTGTAGTTAACATCAGAAAGATATGGGATCATttccactttcctttttttttttttttgagacgaagtctcgctctgtcgcccaggctggagtgcagtggcgccatctcggctcactgcaagctctgccttccgggttcacggcattctcctgcctcagcctcccgagtagctgggactacaggtgcccgccaccacgcccggctaatttttctttttgtatttttagtagagacagggtttcaccgtgttagccaggatggtctcgatctcctgaccttgtgatccgctcgtcttggcctcccaaagtgctgggattacaggcgtgagccaccatgcccggcccatttcCACTTTCAAAGTGTAGAAAATGATGATACTGAAGGCGTTTCAAACTACATAAGCCCTCTCCAAGATTCTGCTATACGGCTCTACCTTCAAGCTGAAAATAACTGCCTGCAAAGTACTGCCTTTGACTTATTTttagtttcaggttttttttgtgtttttttgtttgttgttgttttgtttttgagatagggtattgctcggtagcccaggctggagtgcattggcactttcagggctcactgcagtcttgacctcctgggctcaagtgatcctcccacctcagtctcccaagaagctgggactacaggcatgtgccaccatgactggctaatttttttttttttactttttgtagaaacaggggtcttcctgtgttgcccaggctggtctcaaactcatgggctcaagcaatccacccaccttcgtctcccaaagtgctgggattacaggcatgagccaccatgcccggccttttttttttttttttttttttaatctaatgaaCTTGAATGTGTATGCTGGATTCTTCTGTCAAGTTGGCTGCTATCATTTTTCCAGAAGCTGGATGACTCTCCGAGGTGGGCAAAGGAACACGTACCCACGCTCCCACCTCATCTACCCATAAAAggctgggcagggccaggctTCTCTCTGGGGTGTTTGAGCTCAGAGAGAGAGAAGTACCGGTTGATGTAAGCACAGGGATGGTGGGGACAGGGTGACCAAAGTGAACTGGGCACGAGATGAGTAGCTGGCATATAGTGACTTGGAAGGCAAGGTGCTTGAAATTTCCTGGAAAATCTCTGCAAGTGCACAGTAGAAACTATTATCATTGGTTATGTGCTTCAAGAGGACTGGGCAGATGGGGAGGCAGGAATAAGAGAGCCACTATTCACTTGACAAATTCTTGGACATTTTGATTTCTGAGCCATATGGATGTGTGTcctatcaaaaagaataaatgaaaatgttcaaTAGTAAGAGAACACTTTGTAAATCTCTGGCTGCTGCTCTTTGTGATTAGCCTCTCAGCACTCTTATTTggaataatcagaaaaatacaaCTATCTAAATTTTGGGAGGAGAGTATACTTGTGGAgatttgggaagaaagaaaataagtatggAAGTTTCCcccaataataaaatgaaattcattGGAAGCCATTTCAAACATTTAGAAAGTTAACCAGAAAAATAGaaaggtggccgggcgcagtggctcacgcctgtaatcccaccactttgggaggctgaggcaggtggatcgcttgagtctaatagttcaagactagcctgggcagcatggtgaaaccctgtctctacaaaaaatacaaaaattagccaggcatagtggcgcacacctacaatcccagttactcgggaggctgaggcaggaggattatctgagcccgggaggcggaggttgcagtgagccaagattgtgccattgcactccagtccaacctaggtgacagagcaagactctatctcaaaaaaaaaaaaaggtgatttctAACCCACCAAGAAACAGAGGAGATTTTTATAAACAGTTGAGGGACTGTTTAAATACAATTTGTATCATTC
This region includes:
- the S100G gene encoding protein S100-G → MSTKKSPEELKRIFEKYAAKEGDPDQLSKDELKLLIQAEFPSLLKGTNTLDDLFQELDKNGDGEVSFEEFQVLVKKISQ